One window of Plasmodium falciparum 3D7 genome assembly, chromosome: 7 genomic DNA carries:
- a CDS encoding cysteine-rich secretory protein, putative, which produces MIGIMNIFLLFFVFISYIYVNGQFCKFNKEFIKERHNDFRLKHKAKPLQWSKKLEEIATYEANLIRDNSDCIVSSKQVDTNYFSFFKNENIEASVDTWYEGINDYDFELGCIKRNDNIFEFTRIIWKSSENLGCATACCKTKGILICKYDNNTNKPGYFADNVGTIDTMYVLDNLNNGIHIMKNDHSDKRTQS; this is translated from the exons atgATAGGAatcatgaatatttttttactattttttgtttttatttcttatatatatgtgaatggccaattttgtaaatttaat AAagaatttataaaagaaagaCATAATGATTTTAGATTAAAGCATAAAGCCAAACCACTTCAATG gagTAAGAAACTTGAAGAGATAGCAACATACGAAGCAAATTtg ataAGGGATAATTCTGATTGTATTGTTAGTTCAAAGCAAGTTGATACAAACTATTTTtcgttttttaaaaatgaaaatattgaaGCATCTGTTGATACATGGTATGAGGGGATTAATGATTATGACTTTGAGttag GGTGTATTAAAAggaatgataatatatttgaatttaCAAGGATTATATGGAAAAGTTCAGAG aACCTTGGATGTGCTACAGCATGTTGTAAAACAAAAGGAATTTTAATTTgcaaatatgataataatacaaataagccag gTTATTTTGCTGACAATGTTGGGACTATTgat acaATGTATGTTTtggataatttaaataatggaatacatataatgaaaaatgatCATTCAGATAAGAGAACACAGTCATAA
- a CDS encoding 40S ribosomal protein S29, putative, with protein MGCILNVHPKKYGQGSRQCRVCSNKHAIIRKYNINICRQCFRERADIIGFKKYR; from the exons ATGGGTTGTATTTTAAACGTTCATCCAAAGAAATATGGTCAAGGATCTAGGCAATg CCGTGTATGTTCGAATAAGCATGCCATAATcagaaaatataacataaacaTATGCAGACAATGCTTTAGAGAAAGAGCTGACATAATTGG